A stretch of the Halomonas sp. BDJS001 genome encodes the following:
- the benD gene encoding benzoate diol dehydrogenase BenD, producing the protein MSYSAVNSARFQKRVMVVTGAAQGIGQRVAERAAAEGARLVLVDRADQIHEVVAEISTQGRDVIAVQADLETWEGAEQVMQATLAHFGRIDILVNNVGGAINFKPFTEFSEAQIAAEINRSLMPTLWCCRAALPTMVEQGRGVIVNVSSAATRGIHRIPYSAAKGGINALTASLAFEYAEYGIRVVATAPGGTEAPPRKISRGTPKPSNETEQAWFQAHIDQTKQSCLMSRYGTLDEMVAPILFLASDEASYITGSVLPVAGGDLG; encoded by the coding sequence ATGAGTTACTCAGCCGTTAACAGTGCGCGTTTTCAAAAACGGGTAATGGTGGTCACTGGAGCTGCCCAAGGGATTGGGCAGCGTGTTGCCGAGCGTGCCGCCGCCGAAGGTGCCCGCTTGGTACTGGTCGATCGAGCTGACCAAATCCACGAGGTTGTCGCTGAAATAAGCACGCAAGGGCGGGACGTGATTGCGGTACAAGCCGATCTGGAAACATGGGAAGGTGCGGAACAAGTGATGCAGGCGACGCTGGCTCACTTTGGTCGTATCGACATTCTGGTGAACAACGTTGGCGGCGCGATTAACTTCAAGCCATTTACCGAGTTTAGCGAAGCCCAAATCGCCGCAGAGATCAACCGCTCCCTAATGCCTACGCTCTGGTGCTGCCGCGCCGCGCTACCCACCATGGTGGAGCAGGGAAGAGGCGTCATCGTCAATGTTTCTTCAGCGGCTACCCGGGGTATTCACCGCATTCCGTACTCGGCAGCTAAAGGTGGCATCAACGCGCTAACCGCATCGCTGGCATTTGAGTATGCCGAGTATGGTATCCGGGTAGTCGCCACGGCGCCTGGGGGTACCGAAGCCCCGCCAAGGAAAATTTCGCGAGGAACGCCTAAGCCAAGTAACGAGACAGAGCAGGCGTGGTTTCAGGCGCATATTGATCAGACCAAGCAGAGCTGTTTAATGAGCCGCTACGGCACCCTGGATGAAATGGTCGCGCCTATTCTATTCCTTGCGTCCGATGAGGCCAGCTATATAACCGGGAGCGTACTGCCCGTGGCAGGCGGAGATCTTGGCTAA
- the benC gene encoding benzoate 1,2-dioxygenase electron transfer component BenC, with translation MSYTIALNFEDGVTRFIGCKEGETVLDAAYRQKVNLPMDCSDGVCGTCKGHCEQGEFDMGDEYLEDALSDEEAAEGQVLTCQMVPSSDCVIQVPVASTLCKTQVGKVEGRVAAVEQLSEDSIELAVDLAQESLAFLPGQYIHIDVPGTEVHRSYSFSSLPGDKRATFLIRNIPNGVMSGYLTERAAVGEKLTLTGPLGSFYLREVTRPVLMLAGGTGLAPFLSMLAQLVEKGCDAPIHMIYGVNKDDHLVKTDALDAFAEKLPGFTYATVVVDEASEHPRKGYVTHHMGAEVMHNGDVDVYLCGPPPMVDAVLKYFDAEGIEPQSFHYEKFTPNQVGEAA, from the coding sequence ATGAGTTATACCATTGCCCTCAACTTCGAAGATGGCGTCACCCGCTTCATCGGCTGTAAAGAGGGAGAGACCGTTCTCGACGCTGCTTACCGGCAAAAAGTTAACCTACCGATGGACTGCTCTGACGGCGTATGTGGCACCTGCAAAGGCCACTGCGAACAAGGCGAATTCGATATGGGTGACGAGTATCTGGAGGATGCGCTTTCCGATGAGGAAGCAGCTGAAGGCCAAGTGCTTACGTGCCAGATGGTGCCTTCTTCGGATTGCGTTATTCAAGTGCCAGTGGCATCCACGCTGTGTAAAACACAGGTGGGCAAGGTTGAGGGTAGGGTAGCGGCAGTGGAGCAGCTCTCCGAGGATAGCATTGAGCTGGCCGTCGATTTAGCGCAGGAGAGCCTCGCCTTTTTACCGGGTCAGTACATCCATATCGATGTGCCCGGTACCGAGGTGCACCGCTCCTACTCTTTCAGCTCGCTGCCGGGGGATAAGCGCGCCACCTTTTTGATTCGCAACATTCCCAATGGGGTTATGAGCGGCTATTTGACCGAGCGGGCGGCGGTGGGCGAAAAGCTTACTCTGACCGGCCCGCTGGGGAGCTTCTATCTGCGTGAAGTGACACGCCCGGTGCTGATGCTTGCTGGCGGCACGGGGCTGGCTCCGTTTCTCTCCATGTTGGCGCAATTGGTCGAAAAGGGCTGTGATGCACCGATTCATATGATTTATGGCGTCAATAAAGATGACCATCTGGTCAAAACCGACGCGTTGGATGCTTTTGCAGAAAAGCTTCCTGGTTTTACCTACGCCACTGTGGTGGTCGACGAAGCAAGCGAACATCCACGCAAAGGGTATGTAACGCACCACATGGGCGCCGAGGTGATGCATAACGGTGATGTAGACGTTTATCTGTGTGGCCCACCCCCGATGGTGGATGCGGTGTTGAAGTACTTCGACGCTGAAGGCATCGAGCCCCAGAGCTTCCACTATGAGAAGTTCACCCCTAATCAAGTGGGAGAAGCTGCATGA
- the benB gene encoding benzoate 1,2-dioxygenase small subunit, giving the protein MSISYHDIQAFLYREGRLLDDRQWDEWLTLYRKDAEFWMPAWDDDDQLTRDPHSEISLIYYPNREGLEDRVYRIKTERSGASTPEPRTTHQVTNLEILSQDGDTVELRFNWHTLNHRYKKTDSFFGTCFYTLDVSGETPLITRKVVQLNNDYIHQVIDVYHV; this is encoded by the coding sequence ATGAGCATTAGCTATCACGATATCCAAGCTTTCCTGTACCGCGAAGGCCGCTTGCTGGACGACCGCCAGTGGGATGAGTGGCTCACGCTGTACCGCAAAGACGCCGAGTTCTGGATGCCCGCCTGGGACGATGATGACCAGTTGACCCGCGACCCGCACAGCGAAATCTCGCTGATCTACTACCCCAACCGGGAAGGGTTGGAAGACCGGGTGTACCGGATCAAGACCGAGCGTAGCGGTGCAAGCACGCCCGAGCCGCGCACCACCCACCAGGTGACTAATCTAGAGATCCTGTCCCAAGACGGTGACACGGTGGAGCTGCGGTTTAACTGGCACACGCTGAACCACCGCTACAAAAAGACCGACAGCTTCTTTGGCACCTGCTTCTACACCCTGGACGTGTCAGGTGAGACCCCGCTGATCACAAGAAAAGTCGTGCAGTTGAATAACGACTATATCCATCAGGTTATCGACGTGTACCACGTGTGA
- a CDS encoding Rieske 2Fe-2S domain-containing protein, producing MTTQLDQLEARVRGAVQDDPAQGIFRCHRSMFTDPAFFELELKHIFEGNWLFLAHESQVAEPGDYMTVTMGRQPVIITRDKQGELHGLINACAHRGATLCRRKRGNKGTFTCPFHGWTFKNDGQLLKAKNEKNGAYPDNFKQDGSHNLKRLPRFENYKGFLFGSLSNDVQPLEQHLGETTKIIDNIVDQAPEGLEILRGTSSYTYTGNWKLQAENGADGYHVSSVHWNYASTMERRNYDAGGTKAVDADGWSKSKGGFYSYENGHMMLWTRLLNPEVRPVYQHKDWIQEQLGEARADSIVNQTRNLCLYPNVYLMDQFSTQIRVIRPIAVDKTEVTIYCFAPKGESAEDRRVRIRQYEDFFNVSGMGTPDDLEEFRACQEGYNGALAEWNDLSRGAQQWIEGADETAQAIDMKPLLSGASPEDEGLYVLHHKHWVDEMLRAIDKERSQFIATAST from the coding sequence ATGACCACACAGCTTGATCAGCTCGAAGCCCGCGTGCGCGGTGCCGTCCAAGACGACCCCGCCCAGGGCATCTTCCGCTGCCACCGCAGCATGTTCACTGACCCCGCCTTCTTCGAACTGGAGCTAAAGCACATCTTCGAAGGCAACTGGCTGTTCCTGGCCCACGAGAGCCAGGTCGCTGAGCCAGGTGACTACATGACCGTCACCATGGGCCGCCAGCCGGTGATCATCACACGCGACAAGCAGGGCGAACTGCACGGTCTGATTAACGCCTGCGCCCACCGCGGCGCCACCCTATGCCGCCGTAAGCGCGGCAACAAAGGCACCTTCACCTGCCCGTTCCACGGTTGGACGTTCAAAAACGACGGCCAACTGCTCAAAGCCAAAAACGAGAAGAACGGCGCCTACCCGGATAACTTCAAACAGGACGGCTCCCACAACCTCAAGCGCTTGCCCCGCTTTGAGAACTATAAAGGCTTCCTGTTCGGTAGCCTGAGCAATGATGTACAACCGCTCGAACAACACCTGGGCGAAACCACCAAGATCATCGACAACATCGTTGACCAAGCGCCTGAAGGACTGGAGATCCTGCGTGGCACCTCGTCCTACACCTACACCGGCAACTGGAAGCTCCAGGCCGAAAACGGCGCCGACGGCTATCACGTCAGCTCCGTGCACTGGAACTACGCCTCCACCATGGAGCGCCGCAACTACGACGCGGGCGGCACCAAAGCCGTCGATGCCGACGGCTGGTCGAAGAGCAAAGGCGGCTTCTACTCCTATGAAAACGGCCACATGATGCTGTGGACCCGGCTGCTTAACCCGGAAGTGCGCCCGGTCTATCAGCATAAGGACTGGATCCAGGAGCAGCTGGGCGAGGCCCGCGCCGACTCCATCGTCAACCAGACGCGCAACCTCTGCCTCTACCCCAACGTCTACCTGATGGATCAGTTCTCCACGCAAATCCGCGTGATCCGTCCGATCGCCGTGGACAAAACCGAAGTCACGATTTACTGCTTCGCGCCCAAAGGCGAGTCCGCCGAGGATCGGCGTGTGCGTATTCGCCAGTACGAAGACTTCTTCAACGTCTCCGGCATGGGCACCCCCGATGACCTGGAAGAGTTCCGCGCCTGCCAGGAGGGGTACAACGGCGCCCTGGCCGAATGGAACGACCTCTCCCGCGGGGCTCAACAGTGGATCGAAGGCGCCGATGAAACGGCTCAAGCCATCGACATGAAGCCCCTGCTCAGCGGCGCCTCGCCGGAAGACGAAGGGCTCTACGTGCTGCACCACAAGCACTGGGTCGACGAAATGCTGCGCGCCATCGACAAAGAGCGCAGCCAGTTTATCGCCACCGCGTCCACCTAA